From a region of the Zingiber officinale cultivar Zhangliang chromosome 10B, Zo_v1.1, whole genome shotgun sequence genome:
- the LOC122030456 gene encoding CBL-interacting serine/threonine-protein kinase 5-like, producing the protein MGKEGEQTRGEVRRLLFGKYEIGRVLGKGTFARVYYGRELSSGESVAVKVIDKEQARREAGMMEQIRREIKVMRLVRHPNVVDLREVMATKTRIFFVMEYVRGGELFARIARGRLPEDQARRYFHQLISAVDFCHSHGVSHRDLKPENLLLDDHGDLKISDFGLSALPEQLRHDGLLHTQCGTPAYVAPEVLRRRGYDGAKADLWSCGVILFVLLAGFLPFQDESLMQMYQKVFKAEYRIPPWFSGQASRLVSRLLVVNPDKRILIPAILQFPWFKKGSFRPSPLQISKLPPPPLTQLEEEAKVATPRFYNAFELISSMSSGFDLSGLFESQQRAATVFTSRSPAATIVERLETAGRELGLAVVRTKSFMVRMEGTVGGWKRRLAVEAEVFEFAAEVAVVEFTNVASDTFEYAKFIEEEIRSGLTDIIWLWQGDDKADAGGGGKPFKNPQS; encoded by the coding sequence ATGGGGAAGGAAGGGGAGCAGACGAGAGGAGAGGTGAGGAGGTTGCTGTTCGGCAAGTACGAGATTGGGAGGGTCTTGGGGAAAGGGACGTTCGCCAGGGTGTACTACGGCCGCGAGCTCAGCTCCGGCGAGAGCGTGGCTGTCAAGGTGATCGACAAAGAGCAGGCCCGGCGGGAGGCCGGAATGATGGAGCAGATCCGGCGGGAGATCAAGGTGATGCGCCTCGTCCGCCACCCCAACGTGGTGGACCTCCGGGAGGTGATGGCCACCAAGACCCGCATCTTCTTCGTGATGGAGTACGTCCGCGGTGGCGAACTCTTCGCCCGCATCGCCCGCGGCCGGCTGCCAGAGGACCAAGCCCGCCGCTACTTCCACCAGTTGATCTCAGCTGTCGACTTCTGCCACAGCCACGGAGTCTCCCACCGGGACCTCAAGCCCGAGAATCTCCTCCTCGACGACCACGGCGACCTCAAAATCTCCGACTTCGGCCTCTCGGCGCTGCCGGAGCAGCTCAGGCATGATGGTCTCCTCCACACGCAGTGTGGTACCCCGGCCTACGTCGCGCCGGAGGTCCTCCGCCGCCGAGGCTACGACGGCGCAAAGGCTGATCTGTGGTCCTGCGGCGTCATCCTCTTCGTCCTCCTCGCTGGATTCCTCCCATTCCAAGACGAGAGCCTGATGCAGATGTACCAGAAGGTGTTCAAAGCGGAGTACCGAATTCCGCCTTGGTTCTCCGGCCAAGCCAGCCGCCTTGTCTCCCGCCTCCTCGTCGTCAATCCTGATAAGCGTATCTTAATCCCTGCCATACTGCAGTTTCCCTGGTTCAAAAAGGGATCTTTCCGCCCGTCGCCCTTACAAATCTCTAAGCTACCACCACCGCCGCTGACGCAGTTGGAGGAGGAAGCAAAGGTAGCGACGCCGAGGTTTTACAACGCCTTCGAGCTAATCTCCAGCATGTCCTCTGGGTTCGACCTCTCGGGACTGTTCGAGAGCCAGCAGAGGGCGGCAACGGTGTTCACATCGCGGTCGCCAGCGGCGACGATCGTGGAGAGGCTGGAGACGGCGGGGCGGGAGCTCGGCCTCGCAGTGGTGCGAACCAAGTCGTTCATGGTGAGGATGGAAGGAACAGTGGGGGGATGGAAGAGGCGGTTGGCGGTGGAGGCGGAGGTGTTCGAGTTTGCGGCAGAGGTGGCGGTGGTGGAGTTCACAAACGTCGCCAGCGACACATTCGAGTACGCCAAGTTCATCGAGGAGGAGATTCGGTCGGGGCTAACGGACATAATCTGGCTATGGCAGGGCGACGACAAAGCTGACGCCGGCGGCGGAGGTAAGCCGTTTAAAAATCCGCAGAGTTGA